One window from the genome of Jeotgalibaca sp. MA1X17-3 encodes:
- the clpP gene encoding ATP-dependent Clp endopeptidase proteolytic subunit ClpP, protein MNLIPTVIEQSSRGERAYDIYSRLLKDRIIMLSGGIDDNVSNSVIAQLLFLDAQDPEKDIYIYINSPGGSVSAGLAIFDTMNFIKADVQTIAMGMAASMGSFLLTAGTKGKRFALPNAEIMIHQPLGGAQGQATEIEIAARHILQTRARLNAILSERTGQPIEVIERDTDRDNYMTAEQAKEYGIIDEVMSSSKALH, encoded by the coding sequence ATGAATTTAATACCTACAGTAATTGAACAATCATCACGTGGCGAACGTGCTTACGACATTTATTCTCGTCTACTAAAAGATCGCATTATCATGTTAAGTGGTGGAATTGATGACAATGTATCCAATTCAGTTATCGCACAGCTATTGTTCTTGGATGCACAAGATCCTGAAAAGGACATTTATATTTACATTAACTCACCAGGTGGGTCTGTATCTGCTGGACTAGCTATTTTTGATACAATGAATTTTATAAAAGCAGATGTTCAAACGATAGCAATGGGAATGGCAGCATCTATGGGAAGTTTCTTATTGACTGCAGGAACAAAAGGTAAGAGATTTGCTTTACCAAATGCAGAAATTATGATTCACCAACCATTAGGTGGTGCTCAAGGGCAAGCTACAGAAATCGAAATTGCAGCACGTCATATTTTACAAACACGTGCACGTCTTAATGCGATTCTTTCTGAAAGAACAGGTCAACCGATTGAAGTAATCGAACGTGATACGGATCGTGATAACTATATGACAGCAGAACAAGCAAAAGAATACGGAATTATTGATGAAGTAATGTCCAGTTCTAAAGCTTTACATTAA
- the gap gene encoding type I glyceraldehyde-3-phosphate dehydrogenase translates to MTVKVAINGFGRIGRLALRRILESNTGMEVVAINDLTSNEDLAYLLKYDTAQGRFPYSVSVEGDDLVVDGKTIKSYEEKDASKLPWGDLDIDIVLECTGFYVSEEKSQAHLDAGAKRVLISAPASGDLKTIVYGVNHEEITAEDKIVSAASCTTNCLAPLANTLNNTFGIDSALMSTIHAYTATQAMQDAPGGRKNRAGAANAIPASTGAAKAVGKVIPELNGKIDGTAVRIPVITGSMVELYSVLSKKTTVEEVNAAMKAASSEAFLYETDEIVSSDVIGVPAGSIFDATQTKIIDGENGQLVKTVAWYDNEYGFVANMVSTLSYMASK, encoded by the coding sequence ATGACAGTAAAAGTAGCGATTAATGGTTTCGGACGTATTGGACGTTTAGCACTACGTCGTATTCTAGAATCAAATACAGGTATGGAAGTTGTAGCAATTAACGACTTAACAAGCAATGAGGACCTAGCTTATCTATTAAAATATGATACAGCTCAAGGACGTTTCCCATATTCAGTATCAGTTGAAGGCGACGACCTAGTTGTAGATGGCAAAACAATCAAATCTTATGAAGAAAAAGATGCAAGCAAATTACCTTGGGGCGATCTAGATATTGATATCGTTCTAGAATGTACAGGATTCTACGTAAGTGAAGAAAAATCTCAAGCACACCTTGATGCAGGAGCAAAACGTGTTCTTATTTCTGCACCAGCTTCAGGCGACTTGAAAACAATCGTTTACGGTGTAAACCACGAAGAAATTACAGCTGAAGATAAAATTGTTTCAGCAGCATCATGTACTACAAACTGTTTAGCACCACTTGCTAACACATTGAACAACACATTTGGAATTGATAGTGCATTGATGTCTACTATCCATGCATATACTGCAACACAAGCAATGCAAGATGCTCCAGGCGGACGTAAAAACCGTGCAGGTGCAGCAAATGCTATTCCAGCATCAACTGGTGCTGCTAAAGCAGTAGGTAAAGTAATTCCAGAATTGAACGGTAAAATTGATGGAACTGCTGTACGTATTCCAGTAATCACTGGTTCAATGGTTGAACTTTATTCAGTACTTTCTAAGAAGACTACTGTTGAAGAAGTCAATGCAGCAATGAAAGCAGCATCTTCTGAAGCATTCCTTTATGAAACAGATGAAATTGTTTCTTCTGATGTTATTGGTGTTCCAGCTGGATCAATCTTTGATGCAACACAAACAAAAATCATCGACGGTGAAAATGGCCAATTGGTTAAAACTGTTGCATGGTATGACAACGAATATGGTTTTGTTGCAAACATGGTAAGCACATTGTCTTACATGGCATCAAAATAA